CAAGGAAAATACCAGAAAAAGTGGCAAAGAAATGAATGAAAGACTTAAATCCTTCTGACTTGATTCTCCTAAAGAGATAATTGAAAAATTTAGTCAGCATTCTTCAAAATGTACCCCACACTTCTCAAGGTTTGGAGGTTGGCAGCAAAGTCTGTTCCTTTAAGTTTCTTACGAATTTTAGAAACGTATACTTCAACAACTGATACCGTAGTATCACTATCAAATCCCCAAAGACGGTCAAAAATTTGTGACTTAGGCAAGATAACATTCTGATTTTGTAAGAAATAAACTAATAAATCAAACTCTTTACCAAGAAGTTCTACCTCTTTATCCCCCACAAAGGTTGAATTTGTAGCAAGATTGACACGAACATCACCAAAAGAAAGTGTGTTTTGGTCAAATTTACCAGAGCGTTTCAAAAGTGCTTGAATACGCATCTTCAACTCTTCTAAGTAGAAAGGTTTGGTTAGATAGTCATCCGCACCAAGTTCAAAACCATGTCCCTTATCGTCTAGACTTTCCTTAGCAGTCATGATAAGTACAGGAGTTGTTACACCTTTATCACGTAATTCTCTAAGAACAGTGAAACCATCTTTTTCAGGTAACATTAAGTCTAAAAGAATCAAATCATAGACGCCACTTTCAGCTTCGTAGAGGCCTTCATCACCATCAAAGACCTGCATAACATCAGCAAAGTCATCTAAAAAATCAAAAACTGAGTTGGACAAACTCAAATCATCTTCTACTAGTAGTATTTTAATCATAGTTATCCCCCTTGTTAGGTGTCAAAGATACAAAGAACACTTTGACTAAGTCTTATCATTATATCTAAAATACACATAATCATCTAGTGCTTTGATCTTCTTTTATTTAGATTCAGTCTACTATACTTTCCTTAAGTTTTTCATAACTGGAACGAAAAACAGCACCAATAGGTACTGCCCTTTTATCGTTATTTTTTCTTAGAACAAACCAACAGCTGTTCCATCTTCAGAAACGTCCATTTTAAGGGCTGCTGGAGCTTTTGGAAGACCTGGCATGGTCATAACATCACCTGTAAGAGCCACGATAAATCCAGCACCTGTTTTAGGAACAAACTCACGAATAGTGATATCAAAACCTTCTGGTGCTCCAAGCAAGAATTGGTTATCTGAGAAACTATATTGTGTTTTAGCCATACATACTGGTAATTTATCCCAACCAAATTCGGCAAATTGTTTAAGTTGGTTCTTAGCTTTTTTCTCGAAGACAACTGATTTACCACCATAGATTTCAGTAACAATCTTAGTGATTTTCGCTTCCAAGCTATCATCATCAGAATAAAGACGTTTATAGTCAG
The DNA window shown above is from Streptococcus salivarius and carries:
- a CDS encoding response regulator transcription factor is translated as MIKILLVEDDLSLSNSVFDFLDDFADVMQVFDGDEGLYEAESGVYDLILLDLMLPEKDGFTVLRELRDKGVTTPVLIMTAKESLDDKGHGFELGADDYLTKPFYLEELKMRIQALLKRSGKFDQNTLSFGDVRVNLATNSTFVGDKEVELLGKEFDLLVYFLQNQNVILPKSQIFDRLWGFDSDTTVSVVEVYVSKIRKKLKGTDFAANLQTLRSVGYILKNAD